Proteins co-encoded in one Malus sylvestris chromosome 7, drMalSylv7.2, whole genome shotgun sequence genomic window:
- the LOC126630830 gene encoding auxin-responsive protein SAUR32-like: MGFIAADRDSKHHHNHLNFHLHLHFPHLLHHHHDKNSKELKDIPKGCMAVMVGQGENQQRFVIPVIYINHPLFMQLLEEAEKEYGFDHKGPITIPCHVEEFRTVQGMVDRETSFHGHHHHHNHHHQHHAWCFRV, from the coding sequence ATGGGGTTTATCGCCGCCGACAGGGACAGCAAgcaccaccacaaccacctgaacttccacctccacctccattTCCCCCACCTTCTCCATCACCACCACGACAAGAACAGCAAGGAGCTGAAAGACATCCCGAAAGGGTGTATGGCGGTGATGGTTGGCCAGGGGGAGAATCAGCAGAGGTTTGTGATTCCAGTGATCTACATCAACCACCCTCTCTTCATGCAGCTGCTGGAGGAGGCCGAGAAAGAGTACGGATTCGATCACAAAGGTCCGATCACTATTCCTTGCCACGTGGAGGAGTTTCGCACCGTTCAAGGCATGGTGGACAGGGAGACTTCATTCCACggtcatcatcaccatcacaaCCACCACCATCAGCACCATGCCTGGTGTTTTAGGGTTTGA
- the LOC126628114 gene encoding uncharacterized protein LOC126628114, which produces MFFIPSTPFLDSAFDVATLLFISALIVLSLLSLSFIFHLCFKSRTALHLQHFNALWTVRFLLVIFIIFWSLNELLRIPTLRRTYLYPFLSVLGSFEEPQFCKIHVALSLGFFEPAFLVTLLFLVDVSTEKKTPNVSWAIAFVLATCLPMLLVQVLFLFFRPFHKLHLPLPEILVRNYVVHKVEYGGRMVSCTYPLLNTIMFAAFGGAFSMWFLFSCWKVLSLVINKGLRLRIYTLAATVLVPLPLQIILMGMTVLWKPDHPAFTAVSFAAFLSTLICAALGQGILVIKPIVDSLAAGGDCCRWNGKPKTTEGVEIAVSAD; this is translated from the coding sequence ATGTTCTTCATTCCTTCGACGCCATTCCTCGACTCCGCCTTCGACGTTGCCACCTTACTATTCATCTCCGCCCTCATCGTCCTCTCcctcctctccctctccttcatCTTCCACCTCTGCTTCAAGTCCCGCACTGCCCTCCACCTCCAGCACTTCAACGCCCTCTGGACCGTCCGATTCCTCCTTGTCATATTCATCATCTTCTGGTCCCTCAACGAGCTCCTCCGCATCCCCACCCTCCGCCGCACCTACCTATACCCTTTCCTCTCCGTCCTCGGCTCCTTCGAGGAGCCCCAGTTTTGCAAAATTCACGTGGCCCTTTCGTTAGGGTTCTTCGAGCCCGCGTTCCTCGTCACCCTGCTCTTCCTCGTCGACGTCTCCACTGAAAAGAAGACCCCCAATGTCTCCTGGGCCATCGCCTTCGTCCTCGCCACGTGTCTTCCCATGCTTCTGGTGCAGGTCCTCTTCCTGTTCTTCCGCCCCTTCCACAAGCTCCACCTCCCGCTGCCGGAGATTTTGGTACGGAACTATGTCGTCCATAAGGTCGAGTACGGCGGCAGAATGGTTTCATGCACATACCCTTTGTTGAACACCATCATGTTCGCCGCATTCGGCGGCGCGTTCTCGATGTGGTTCTTGTTTTCATGCTGGAAGGTTTTATCCTTGGTGATCAACAAGGGGCTGAGGTTAAGGATTTACACCCTTGCTGCAACCGTATTGGTGCCGCTTCCGCTGCAGATTATTCTCATGGGGATGACCGTGTTGTGGAAGCCGGACCACCCAGCGTTCACAGCCGTCTCATTTGCTGCGTTTTTGTCGACGCTAATTTGTGCAGCCCTGGGGCAGGGAATTTTGGTCATTAAGCCCATCGTGGACTCCTTGGCTGCCGGAGGGGATTGCTGCCGCTGGAATGGGAAGCCAAAGACGACGGAGGGGGTGGAGATAGCTGTGTCGGCTGATTAA